GGTTGGATTTGGAAAACAATGGGAACTGCCATTTTCTTAGCCTACTGTGGCTGCACTTGCAAGACCCCAAGGGTCCCTTTTGGATAAGCAGTTTGCTTCCCAAATACTGTTATGCAGATGATGCTCCAGGCATGTCCCTTGCAAATTGCTCCCCAAGCATGTCACAACATGCTGAGAGGGTGGAAGAGTTTGCTGTCCTCCCATCCCTTCATGGCGGCATGCTCAAGTTGTGCAAGGAAAGGACTCGAAGGCAGAGCAGCATGCCACTGGAAAGAATGAGTTTTGCAAAAGGGTCATCAAGTTAACATCACTTGTTGCTCCAAATAGGAGAGTTCAGACAGAGGTGGGTGCTGTGCTGGTGGTACATTGGAGATGGGGATTGCattggtgtggtggtttagcccctgccggggtctgagaccatgcggccgctgtccctcccccacaaagggagtgaaatacaaagccccaagactgaaataaggaaaggtttaatacaacaatgcaatagcaacacaaccaacaacaacaataacaataacagtaatagtgatagcaatgaacagagcaaaatagctaccaaatacagcagtttgaagcacgatgtacaaaaccacgagtgcacctcgctctgcgccaggaaaaatgtgacctgccaggatgtgacgtccgcatggtatctgaataacccagctagagctccccccccactgctggggaaacttaaccctatcctggttaaaccaggacaattggGCAAGGATGTGACCCCTGACAGAAACAGGGTGGATGGTTCTGCCCATGTCTGTGcaaaaataagaagcaaaattGGAGCATGTAATGAGAAGAGGACAGCATGGCCAGGAAGGTCTCAGACTGAGTTTAATCTGTTCAGCAAAACCTGAGAGGGGTAGTAGAGTGGAGAGTAGATTTCTGCCTGTACAAAGATCAAACAGGAGAAACCCAAACCCTAGAGGCATGCAGAGCTAGGGCTGAagaccagaaggaaaaaagaggtgCACTAAACAAAGGTAGAAGAATAAGCAGGTGAAAATTAGCCTGGAAATAAGTCAAAACTCATATCATAAAAAGCTGAGCAGTTGGGAAGGGTGACTATATGCATTTGTATCGAGGCTCGGTGGGCTCAAGGACTTTGTTCCCCTTCTTTGCAAACAACCAGGCTGCACCGACTGGCATGGAAATGCTGTGAACTGTCATAGCCCGATGcagccctgggcaaggacattTCTGCTGGGGCTGTTTTCACAGTTTGGATAAACAGCCACTCTGCAAGTGAGTCATGGTCCTATGTCCCTTCTGCTCCTTTTGAATTTGGGTGTTGTGTCCCCCCGGGTAGTCTGAAACCCCTTCTTGAGACACTGCAGTCCTGCAGAGCATCTCTGCGGAGTAACCCATGGCCTGAGCTGGGACCGAGCAGATGCTGGTCCTGCATTTGGAGCCCTGAAGAGCATCAACTCACCCCAGCTTTTTTACAAAGACCTTCTCCAAATGGTGCACATATTTTATTGCACAAAACTGGGTCCAAGATCGTTTTTCCCTATTCTGAGGACACTCTATTCAGAGCTAGAATGAGCCCTGGGCCTTTGATGTAAACTTTTGGACAGGCAAGGCTGGAGGACCAGATCTGCTGGGGCAGCTGGCAGGAAGATGAGAAGGATCAGGTGTCAGCAGAAGGATCAAAAACCCTGAAGTCCCATGGATGTCCATGGAGGAGCAGAAGATGACCCTGTGGCCACATGTTGACAGGAGACACCTGGCAAGGGAGGCTCCTACAGCTGGGGCTTAGGACCAGTAGCAAGATGCAACCTGGTCACAGCTGCAAGCTGCtggctgggagggaaggagaggctggACCTGAAGGGCGCTGAAATACATGCTGTGATGCTTCCATTACGTGTGTCTTCTCCCTGATGCCTCTTGCACCAACTCTTCCCTTTCACGCCCCTGTGTGGAGCTCAGCTCACAAGGCACACCTTCATCACAACCTGGTCAAGCCTGTGGTCCCTTCATTCCCTCCCCATGGCACTGGGACATTCCtctgcccatggctcctccctGCTTCAGCAAAGTGGTGGATTGTTTGGGGCTCAGACCTGACTCCATGGGTTGCTCCATTAGGAAGGTGACCCTTCCTTGCTGGTGGCCAGGACAATATCTCACCCAGCATTAGCAATTTTGAGTCTTCTGTATCTGAACCGATCATCTACAGTCCCTCTATACCCAAGGGGCCTATTTTTCCACCACTTCACCTGGCCAAGTCACTCCATAACCCTGAATTTGTTGTCACACTGCATTCTCGTTCTTTTGTGTTCCAGGGTTTTTACTGGTATTCAAAAGTGCATTGAATAAATACAATGAGTGAGGGACTTCTCACCCTGTTCTGGATAGGCTTTTAAGCGGTCTCCTCATTTTGCAAAGATGGTTGTGTATGGTGCAGGAGAGCACCCTGCTTGCTTGTGTCTGGATCAGGAAGTAATCCTCACTTCCATGGGAGATTAGGGGCAAAGGTATGATCCCGCAGGAAATGTGGTGAGGGTGATGGCACCAGGTGCCACTGCAGCTGACTCTGCAGGGCGTTGTAGGGATTATAAGGGGCTATAGGGCTGGGAATAAGAGGGGTCTATGCAGATGGGTTTAGGATGCTGGAGCCTACCCAGAGGACCAGATAGGAGTTATTCTGAGAAGACCTTGCTTGGGGTCTGAGGGACTTTGTGGTGCTGCATGGAGAAACTGGGACACACAGAGGCTCAGTGCAGTGAGCTGGGGGCTATGAGGCACACAGGGCAGGGGTCTCCGCTCTGCCAGAGCAGGGTCCTCTCTGCTTGACCATCACAGCaactgctctgctcttcttgtTCCACAGAATGGGGTCTTCTGGGGTCCTGCTGCAACCTTGCCTTCAACACCAGGAGCATGGCTGCCTAAGCCTCGGATGATGGCTCGGTGTCCTCTGTCTTCTTTATAAGTGTCTTGTCTGCAAAGTGAAGGAGCAGGGTGATGTATGGAAGGTGCAATCTCCAGCCCCAGGCTGCGGTGcatccaggccagccaggagtgCAGCCAGCTCCACAAGCAGCCCAGGCGCACCACATGCTGTGGTCCTGCTCTTACCTGGGGAGCGTCCAGCCCATCTTCCACACCTCGTCCACAGGTACAGGACCAACAGGGTCCCACAGAGTATTGCCCCTGTGCCAAGCAGGCCTGCCAGCACCGAGCAGGACTGTGTAAGGTCTGCAGGAAGAGTGAAGCTCAGAGGGAGTTGGTTGGATGGCCTGCCCCTCTCACCCTTCCCTTCTGCTGCATGTTTCTGGGGACTTGCAACATCCTCCCTCACTGCCTTTTTGGTTGTTGGGCCTGACTCACATCAGCAGGAGTGACAGCTCACCCTCTGCTTCGGGAGGGTGATGGGGCTGATGCAAACAGAGCGTGTCCACCAAGGATGCTCAGATCTCCATGGCCACTGAGATGCCTTCACCCAGTTGGTCCCACTCCACTGCCTTACAGCCACTGCCTTCAGGCAGCTCTACCCTGCCCACCTAACATCTCCCAGCAAAAAGGCTTATGGCAACACTTCTGCCTGCCTGGGAGGAGGCCAAGACTGGGATTCAGATAGGAGCCTCCACCATGTGTCTGCACTGGGTTGGCCCCGATGCAGACAGAGCAGCTGACAGGAGATCCTGGTGCTCACCTTTCTGCTCTGCACACACCACACTGGCCgctgagccctgcctgcacgGCCCCGGACCCATCCCTTTCTGCTGGCACTCCAGGAGCAGCGTCTCGGTCCcctggcagctcagcccctccAGTAAGGCATGGCCATCCCCACGGCTGAACTGGTCTCCGACAGGCGCCGACTGGGCTggcccacagcccagctgcctgcagaccACCCCGGCTTCCAGCAGGCTCCAGCCGCTGCCGCACACCCCGTGCCAGGTCCTGTTGTAGAGCACCTCCACCCGCCCCGCGCAGGAACTGGGACCGTCTTTCACCCGCAGCTGCAAGGGGTTTGTGCCTGCAAAGAAGAGCGCAAGGGGGTGAGGTGGCCCCTCCAACCCCATACAGTGATGTGAGCTTCTGACTTGTTCCcaagcatttttttctggtgCCCTGATGAAGGCAAGCCACCAGTGCCTCTGACCAAGCTACAAGGCATGGATTGCCTTACTTCATCCCCTTGTACAAGACGCCTTAATAAGCAACGTAACCGCAGGGCTGGTATCTGTGAGATGGGGTGCATGGGACACCCATGCCCACTTCCCCAGTGGCACTGGACTTCTGTGTCTAGGAAAGATGAGCCTGGATTCTGTTTTTTTTAAGCAAGGCTTTGCCCATCCCAGGATGCTGTCACTGATGAGCTAGAGGGACATAGTCTAGATTAAAACAATATGAGTTAGGTGCGCAACTCCTGCCTAAGGCAGGGTGGCATTTTTGCTCAACGCTAAGCCAAGTGGCTGGGTGAAAGCTGACTTCTGCTGTGATGATGGGAATGGAGAAGAGTGAGCAGAGAGGAGAAAGCCTGTCACAGTCTTCGTGTAgaacagcagctccagcacccgtCAAGCCCCTCCTTGGATCAACACCAACCATCCTGGCTCACCCGCCCCGGTCTCTGCAGCCTGGTGTTACCTGAGCACACCACGCCGGCATCCTCGCTGTGGGCGCAGTTGTGCTCTCCCCAGCTGCTCAGCTCACACTCGGTGAGGGCGGACTCGGTCCCCTTGCAGTGAATGCCGTCCTGCCAGATGGGATCCTCCCCTGGCCCGAAATGAGCCGAGCCTGGTGCCGACAGCGCCATCccgcagcccagctgcctgcacacgaCAGCAGCATCGTGGAGGTCCCAGGTGTCGTCACACACGGTCCCCCACTTGTGGTCATGAAAGACCTCGACTCTCCCCAGGCAGTTACTCGAGCCATTCACCAGCCGCAGTGTGTGCTGCCCTGAAGTGTCCACGTCTGTGAAGGGAGCAAGGGGCATGTTCATGCCTGACCATCATCCACGGCTCTAGTTTGCCCTTGCAACATGCTAAGCTGTGGGAAAATCCAAGCATCCTTCCATGAGCgcagcctccagctgcctggAAAAGGTGCTACACCAACAGGTCTGGCTTGGGATTTGCTTCTCACTGGGGTGATGGCACTCCAGAGCGTGGGGCTTGGAGCCTGGCAAAGGATTCTGGGGTCAGTAGTGACTATGGGAAGGTCCGGGGGTCACCAGTGCCTACGGGAGGTGGTAGGAGGCATTGTCTGATGAATTTGTGTAGCTAGAGCTATCGGAAAGGGGAGAGGTAGGAGACGGGCTTGCTCTTCCTGCACAAAACCATCTTAACAGCATGCTGGGGTCTCACAACCTGCGCTACCACAGGGAAAAGTATCACCTACTGTGGCATTCATACCCTTCtctcaatttaattttaattttttaaatcgGACTGGGGTAAAGGCACCCATCCCTGGCTACCTGGGATGCAACTGAGCTGATCCTGCACCCCAACCCCCACAGTACTTATTCCGACTAACGTGGATCTCCTGAGCACACCACAGAAGCATCTTCCTGGTGGTCACAGCTGTTGGATCCCCACGGCCTGGCTTGGCATTCAGAGAGGGCGTCTTCTGTCCCCGTGCAGTTCACATTATCCAGCCAGATGCGGCCAGACCCTTGCCCGAAGTGAGCCGAGCCCAGGGCCGAGACGGCCGTCCCGCAGCCCAGCTGCCGGCAGACCACCGCCGCCTCATCCAGGCTCCAGCCGTTGTCGCATACTGTCCCCCACTGATGGTGGTGGAGCACCTCCACGCGCCCCGCGCAGCGGCCGGGGCCGTTCTCCAGGCGCAGATGAGCTGGTGCGTCGGTGACTGTGCCTGCTTGTGATACAAGACACAAGAGGAGCGTCAGACCCAGTCTCCCCCCAGGGTACTTCTTCTTGCTACCATGGTGAGACCCATGCCAGAGGCTGCTCCCCTGTGTTTTGCACAGGGGGGGTTTCCCGTGTCCACAAAATGCCATTGACTATCTAAAATTTGGGGCTAAACATCTTAGGTGTGGGCAAAACTAGCCATGCAATCTCAGAGCCTGTGCCCATTCAACATGAGCGTAAGCAAACCATGAACGTCTACAATCCATTTTTCAGTCCTCCTGGGTGGCCATCCATGAACCCTTCACATGGCCGCAGCACCACTGCAAAGGGAGAGACTTTCTGCAGACCCCCATTGCCACTGCCCCTTCTTCAAAAAGACTTCAGGGCTCCCCCACTCCACCTTTGCACAGCCTGTGGGCTCCTGGTCCCCGTAGCATGGTGGGTTGGGACCTTGCTAGGAGCATCTAGCGCCCCATACGGTGCTTCCCCTCACTCGTTGGTGCCCATGCGAGCACACTTTCTGCATGTTGCCCAAAGGGCATTGTTCCCTTCCTATTATCCCCGCTGCTCCTTACTTTCACGGACCTGTGCGCTAAATAGTGTCAGCGCGGCATGTTGTTGGAGCTGGGACAAGGGGGAGAAGGTCACCCACCCAGGTGTCTGCTGTCCAGCCCTTGGCTGCAAGCTGTGAAACCAGTATCAGTGGAGCAGAGCATCCTCCACTGAACACTGAACTTCTCCTGGTCCACAAGCATGATGTTACCTGTGCACACGACGCTGGCATCTTCTCCATGGTCGCAGTTGTGGACACCCCAAGGTCTGGCCAGGCACTCAGACAGGGCAGCTTCGGTCCCACTGCACAGAACATTGTCCAGCCAAATGGGGCCCAAGCCCTGGCCAAAGCGAGCTCTGCCATAGGCTGAGACCGCCATCCCGCAGCccagctgccggcacaccacgcTGGCGTCAGGGAAGCTCCAGTCGTCGTCACACACGGTTCCCCACTGGTGGTCATGCATCACCTCTACTCTTCCAGAGCAGCGGTGGGGGCCATTTACCAGGCGGAGCTCTGCAGGATGGGCGTGGATGGCCGTAGGGCGGCTGGATGAGTCTACAGAGGGCATAAGAGGTGCAGCATGAAAACCCCCTTGCCCTCATTTCTGCAGGACTGTTCTGTACTCCACTACAGTGGTTGATGGCACTCAGTGGTCATCAGTGTGTAGCCAACTTGGGCTGGGACAGGGGTGATGCCACGTGGTCCCAGCAACCTGTGGTCTTTCCAGCTGTGGCTGGAGATCCTGATGATGCTGggatgggagaaggaggaaatctttttttcctggggTTCATGGGGCACCACATCCTCTTTGCAGGTGAAGGTGACAACCGAGGGGGCTCAGCACACTCGTGTGCCAATGTCTCTTGGGACAATTCTGGCattgggttaatggttggactagatgatcttcaaggtcttttccaacctagatgattctgtgattcattggTGGTTCCAGTATCTACCAACTGCCATGAGCGCCTCGATCAGCCACCAAAGCTCCAAGCTTTTGGAGTCTCACAATTTGTGGCCATAAAAGAGTGTTCTCTAGCTGATTGCAgctcaccagagccaagaggatGGAAACCATCCTATCTCATGTGTtggtgatggggaggaggaatCTGGGCATGTCATCCTGGCCGTTCTCTTCCCTGCCTAAGGTTGCATCTCGCAGTGCCTGCCTGCAAACCACAACGGGTCTCTAGCCTCACCTGGGCCCCCAGACCACGCAGCCGAAGCAAGGCACGCCTGGTCCTGCTCACCACAGAGGTGTGTGATGTGCAATGGGTCCCTACACCTCTCCCAGAGGTGGTTCAGCATCTCGGGAAGGTGGAATTAGCACAGATAACATCTTCAAACCTGCTTCCCAAATTGTTCCCCAGCCTGCAGTCCCTTGTACGGGACAAACCACAGAACCATCCCTTGCTGGGGCCATGGGTGTTCTTTGCCGCAGGGAGCTTTTGGAAAACTGGGGGGCAACACTCCTTGCAAGGGAACTGCTTTGCAGACCATGTGTCATTGTTACCCCCACCCCATAATTTCCGTAGGGCATTACCTGAGCACACCACGCCGGCATCTTCGCCGTGGTGGCAGTTGTTCTTTCCCCAGCCCTTCGTCCTGCAGTAAGACAGGGCGACCTCCGTCCCCGTGCAGTTGACATCGTCGAGCCAAATGGGACCGGTCCCTGCCCTGAAATGCCCGGTCCCAGGGATGGATAACGCTgtgccacagcccagctgccggCACACTACGCCAGCATCCTCCATGTCCCAGTGGTCATCACACACTGTTCCCCACTGGTTCTCGTAGAAGACCTCGACCCTGCCGGCACAGCGGTGTGGGCCATCTGACAGGCGGAGGGGAGCCCGCTGGGAAGCAACTGGGTCTGAAAGAGGGATATAGAGAGGGTCTGGTGCACAAAAGCAGCACCGGGAAAGGCTGTGTCGCCTGCATGAGCTTCCTGGCACCTCTGCACACAGTGCCTTATGTGAGCCATGGATGTGCTTCTCCTTTGGCtcaaagacaaaccaaaaaaaccaaaaatccaagcccatgaaagaaaatgctctgcaAACCCCCTTTTTGAAAGACAATTATCTTTAAAGGGGCTTCAGATACTTTTTTGCTTAGTATTCCAAATCAGTAAAGAGGAAAACACTGCCAGCTGGACTGAAAACTCCAGGAAACTGTATGCAGTGAGTAGCTGCCAGCTGTCTGAAGGAAAGGGGGGGTCTGTCTGTGTGCAGCCTGGTGCTTTAATTAGTGATTCGCATGATGCGATAGGGAGCCTGTGCAGTAAATTTGCCCATGGGCCCTAGCCAAGTGGAGCTGCATCTTAGAGGAGGGCATTACATGGGCTGAAACTAGAGCAAGAAAGGTAAACATGAGTGTTTAATTGCTGTGGCAATAAGCGCTGGAGTGGCCAAGCCACTCTGGGATGCCCAGGTTGGGGTCTGGGTAGAGGCTGCAGCGTCCCCTGGGGAAGGGGATGCAAAACgaggcaggcagaggcagaaaaaaataaaaaaaagcaccTTGGCATCCCACTTGCAGCACAGTTGGTCACCTCCTGGAAACACTTTGTGCCTGCAGGGTGCAGAGCAGAATAAATGCTCTTGTTTGCGCTGCAGGGATGAGGACTTTGTGCCCTTTGTAAACAAACTGGCTGGCCCTGAAGAGGTGGCCAACACAAATAAGCAATTTCTGATCTTGACTGTCACTGGTTGGTGAGGCTCCAAGCATTTCCCAACCGCTCCATGCAAGGGCAGCAGTGCAGAGGCCAGGCTAATTACCTGGCTAACGAGGTCTCCTTCCCCATCcactgctttctcttcctttttaaagcCTGGTGGATCAAAGGAAGCTTTGCCCCATCCATCTGCAAGCCCAGTCCCCCCAGATTCCTGCAGATCACCGACCCCCTCTTTCTCCTAGGATGCTCCTTCCCCCACGCAAGAGCTACTCACCACAGAGGCACGCCACGTAGAGGAGGAGCCCTGTTCCAGCGAAGCCAGCCAGGTTGCTGTGCAGGGACAGGAGACAACGTCCCCAAAACCCCATGCCCATCACAAATGCCTTAGGATGGGTGACCATCTCAGTGTGAGCTGCAAGCTAAGCTGGGTGCCCTGGGTGGTGAGAGCAGGTTTGTCCCCTCCTCTGCAGCAACGTGCCCTGAGTTTGCCCGGCACTCAACCCTCCTCCTGCACTGACCCCTCCTCCCTGCTGTGCCCAGAGATTTTGCCCTCTGGTTTTAAGTGGTTTAAGTGcccaccccccagcacctgcGCCATGTCTGCTAGAAGGTTCCCCCCGTTCCCAGCTGTGTCTGCCCCATTTcatccccacctcccccagccagCTCTGGGCTCTGGATCCGGCAGCAGGAGGGTTTGCAATGCTCACTTATGGAGGTTTACACCCTCAGGAAAAGCCGAGTTTCATCTTGGGGGTATCCAAAGGTGAATCCCTGCTATACAGAGACACCCCCAGAGTGCTTGCAGAGGGCAAGAAGCCTCCTTTCCCCTGACAAAATAAGGAGTTTCGAGGGGTTGTGTACACTGAAGAGCATGCTCTGGCTGGACTCTGTACCAAAGTCATGTCACTGAAGCCATCGCGCGTATGAAACGCACAGCCTGTACTCTGGGAGTATCACATAATATAAAGAATAAGGGGAGGGTGGTCCAGAAACCGCTGTAGCCACTGAGATTAAGCTGCAAACACACTCAGGTTTCGGGCACCCCCCCTGCTGTGTTGATTCTCATCCTTAGTTGAAGGGAATTTGCAGACCAATCTCTGACGTGGGTGATGGTTTAGCACAACCACCCAGGTTTGCGCTAAACATTCTGTCGAGGTTTAAACCCAGTCAGCAGCCAAAcgccacacagccgctcgctgaccctccccctgccctgggggatgggggagggaattggaggggtaaaggttAAGGAGACTCGTAGATTGAGATAAAACCAATTtgattgaaatgaaataaaataataatgatgctaataatagtaataatagaatatacaaatgagtgaTGCATGATGCGATTGCTCCCCACCCGCTGACCAATACCCAGCCTGGTCCCAGCTAGCAATTCCAGAGAAGGGAAAATCCCAAAACCGCAATCCTGGAAGAGAGAGCCAGTTTCCCGGCCAACCCtcctctatacactgagcatgatgttatatgatatggaatatttcattggctaacttgggtctggtgctctggctctgctccctcccagcttcttgtacacctgcgcaCAGGCAGGCcatgggaagttggaaagtccttgatttcttagcaacagctgaaaacattgttgttttatcaacattcttctcataccaaatcccatactgaatccaaaacacaggacTATTCTAGCtcctaagaaggaaaattagctctaccccagccgaaaccaggacacgtCTCCATGCTCCAACTATAATTCAGGTTTTCAGTGAATATTGTCACCTGCAAGCAGTGGGATGGGGTGTAACGGGGCCCCCGGGATGACCTGTGTGTTTTTGCATCCCAAGGCTGGGGTTGGAGGCATGGCTATGGGGCAAGGAGCCTGCCCAGTCCCTGGGGCTGGTGCAAGGAGAGCAGAGCATCACTGAGCCCTGGGGCCAGGACACTGGCCTGGGTGGGCTCCTGGCCATGCCATCATCAGAGATGACGGAGCTGGGCATGGTCATGCCTGGCAGAGGGAGCAAAGAGGGGAGCTCAGCACCTCCTGATGCCACAGCCAAGGACTGTGCAGCCCCTTTCCCTTCTCAGCTCCTGGCCAGGGAGGAAGGTCACCCATCCTCCACAGGTGAGTCCTTGCCTCAGACTCCCTCCCTGGGCAGTTCCTGGTCCCACACAGTCCACATTGCTCAGCTGGATACAGCCTGGCCTCTATATAAAATCCTTACTGCCTTGTCGTGGAAGATGACAATTAATTTTCAACCTTTTGTAGCTGCAAAGTTTAAGCCTTTCCTAACGAGAGCTCCCCCATCTTCTCCGTTCTCTGCTGTCACTGTGGGAGGCTCATGCCAAGAAGAGGAGACCCAATAgcttccctgcccacctccagcTTCCTGTAGTCTGAACATCATTTTAGGGGCTGCAGGAAGATTTATCAACCCCCTGGTAATTAAGGTCCAGCCCTTGGCATGACACAGCACGGAGGCACAACATCTTGCCACCATGATTTCCTTGCATAGCTACTAATACCATTCAACCTGGAAACATGAGTCTGGATGATCCAATATCTCCTTGTGAAGCCATGTAAGCACCATGCAAGAACTGTAAAGCCAGGGAAACCGAGTGAGGTTGTATCCCTGCAGGCTTGAATATAACGGGCTGGGTTGTGAAGTCTTGCAAGGTGTGGAATGCATGATGGAAAAGTGGAAATCACTGATGCCCAGAGTAAACAAGTAATTTTTGGCTAGTAAGACAgagggcaaaaaaacccccaaaccatgCTCTATTTCCAGCATTTCTATCCCAGCAGCTGCATTTTGAAACCCAACCCTCACTGCATTTGTTGAGAGCAAGTGGAAAGGCGGGGGATTGTGTGTTCATGGTCTCAGTGGTGGGAGGGTGCAAGAGCTTTGCAGGCATCACAGCTTGGACAGTCTTGGACTGCAAGCCATGCTGACATCCCTCACGGACGCATTTTTAAGGGTTCTGTGAGCACAGACATGGAAGCAAGTTTGAGGTTGAGGGATGCCTATTTTGACCAAGAGATCATTGTATAACTTACTTACCTTTAACTCCTAAGAGCTAAAGATAAGTTATACAGCATTTCCTGCTAGGTCTGAGAAGTGTTCCATCCAACCCAGCCAGGAGGTGGGGTCAACATGCAAACCAGGCCACTTCTTCTGATGgcctccagcctcccagcatctAGACTTCTTGTCTTAAGCATGTTCCCTTTAGCATTTGCTTTTAGATGCATTATTCATGCTTTTGCCTAATTTCTCTTTGCTGATCAGCTGACAGATCAGCCCCGACAAccctccctggggcagcagctTCCAGAAGCTCCCAGCCCTTTGTGCACTCTATGGACCCGCTCTAGTTGTAGTACACCCTTCCTGAGATGTGGTGACCAGCACTACATGCACTACAAAAGGCGTGGAAGAATCAGGATTGTATATTGCAGTAAAATTATACCCCCTGTCCTGTCTTGTCCTCAATGGTCTTCCTAGGGTATGcaaggttttgttggttttttttggctgctgcagcacacGTAGATAATGATTTTGGAGAACTCATTTGCAGCTGCctactggaaaaggaaaacagacaaaGCCAGACATGGTTGCACCATGAATTTCCTTGCATTGCATTGCACAAATGTGCAGCTAGATGGCAGAAAATTACCTCATTATTAGAGGGCAAGCAGTGGGAAACACTATCCTGTGACTGCCTTGCAGTCTCCAAACTTGCTTGCACCTTCCAGGGAGAACAAAGAGATCATGTATGTGCCAAGAGCTGAGCATCACGAACTGCTCTCTGCAAGGTGGGGATGCAAGATGGGAGGAGCAATTCGAATCTTCTTGTGCGGCTTGttcttctctgctgcctgctcccagtgACTGTAATGGTAGCCCAGCACAGATATCTGCACTTCAGCACTGGGAGTCTTTGCAAATGACTGAGGTCTGCACGTGCCAGCATCTCCATGGTTCAGCCCACCATGCCTGATGCAAAGCAGACTCATCTTGTGTCACCCCTTGGCCTTCTcatctcagcatcttctgctgatATGAAGTGTCCAAAATCTCTCATCTTTCCCTTCAACGATGAATTAATTGGTTGCAAACTCTGTCAGATAAAGGTAAAGAAGAGATCCCAAGGAATAACCTGAGCTGGGGAGAATCCATCAGTCATAACAGGGATGGAGGCAGCTCACAGCTTGAAATGTTTTTGTATAAATGGATCCACCCCAGAGCCCCTGAGGATCCTTGGGGTTCTGGATCTGGCACAGGCAGCCAAGCAGCCCTGGCTGGACTCTGCCCCACCA
This sequence is a window from Strix uralensis isolate ZFMK-TIS-50842 chromosome 38, bStrUra1, whole genome shotgun sequence. Protein-coding genes within it:
- the LOC141937172 gene encoding CD5 antigen-like isoform X4 is translated as MVTHPKAFVMGMGFWGRCLLSLHSNLAGFAGTGLLLYVACLCDSSSRPTAIHAHPAELRLVNGPHRCSGRVEVMHDHQWGTVCDDDWSFPDASVVCRQLGCGMAVSAYGRARFGQGLGPIWLDNVLCSGTEAALSECLARPWGVHNCDHGEDASVVCTAGTVTDAPAHLRLENGPGRCAGRVEVLHHHQWGTVCDNGWSLDEAAVVCRQLGCGTAVSALGSAHFGQGSGRIWLDNVNCTGTEDALSECQARPWGSNSCDHQEDASVVCSGDPHVDTSGQHTLRLVNGSSNCLGRVEVFHDHKWGTVCDDTWDLHDAAVVCRQLGCGMALSAPGSAHFGPGEDPIWQDGIHCKGTESALTECELSSWGEHNCAHSEDAGVVCSGTNPLQLRVKDGPSSCAGRVEVLYNRTWHGVCGSGWSLLEAGVVCRQLGCGPAQSAPVGDQFSRGDGHALLEGLSCQGTETLLLECQQKGMGPGPCRQGSAASVVCAEQKDLTQSCSVLAGLLGTGAILCGTLLVLYLWTRCGRWAGRSPDKTLIKKTEDTEPSSEA
- the LOC141937172 gene encoding scavenger receptor cysteine-rich domain-containing group B protein-like isoform X2, with the protein product MVTHPKAFVMGMGFWGRCLLSLHSNLAGFAGTGLLLYVACLCDPVASQRAPLRLSDGPHRCAGRVEVFYENQWGTVCDDHWDMEDAGVVCRQLGCGTALSIPGTGHFRAGTGPIWLDDVNCTGTEVALSYCRTKGWGKNNCHHGEDAGVVCSDSSSRPTAIHAHPAELRLVNGPHRCSGRVEVMHDHQWGTVCDDDWSFPDASVVCRQLGCGMAVSAYGRARFGQGLGPIWLDNVLCSGTEAALSECLARPWGVHNCDHGEDASVVCTGTVTDAPAHLRLENGPGRCAGRVEVLHHHQWGTVCDNGWSLDEAAVVCRQLGCGTAVSALGSAHFGQGSGRIWLDNVNCTGTEDALSECQARPWGSNSCDHQEDASVVCSGDPHVDTSGQHTLRLVNGSSNCLGRVEVFHDHKWGTVCDDTWDLHDAAVVCRQLGCGMALSAPGSAHFGPGEDPIWQDGIHCKGTESALTECELSSWGEHNCAHSEDAGVVCSGTNPLQLRVKDGPSSCAGRVEVLYNRTWHGVCGSGWSLLEAGVVCRQLGCGPAQSAPVGDQFSRGDGHALLEGLSCQGTETLLLECQQKGMGPGPCRQGSAASVVCAEQKDLTQSCSVLAGLLGTGAILCGTLLVLYLWTRCGRWAGRSPDKTLIKKTEDTEPSSEA
- the LOC141937172 gene encoding scavenger receptor cysteine-rich domain-containing group B protein-like isoform X3, which encodes MVTHPKAFVMGMGFWGRCLLSLHSNLAGFAGTGLLLYVACLCDPVASQRAPLRLSDGPHRCAGRVEVFYENQWGTVCDDHWDMEDAGVVCRQLGCGTALSIPGTGHFRAGTGPIWLDDVNCTGTEVALSYCRTKGWGKNNCHHGEDAGVVCSDSSSRPTAIHAHPAELRLVNGPHRCSGRVEVMHDHQWGTVCDDDWSFPDASVVCRQLGCGMAVSAYGRARFGQGLGPIWLDNVLCSGTEAALSECLARPWGVHNCDHGEDASVVCTAGTVTDAPAHLRLENGPGRCAGRVEVLHHHQWGTVCDNGWSLDEAAVVCRQLGCGTAVSALGSAHFGQGSGRIWLDNVNCTGTEDALSECQARPWGSNSCDHQEDASVVCSGDPHVDTSGQHTLRLVNGSSNCLGRVEVFHDHKWGTVCDDTWDLHDAAVVCRQLGCGMALSAPGSAHFGPGEDPIWQDGIHCKGTESALTECELSSWGEHNCAHSEDAGVVCSDLTQSCSVLAGLLGTGAILCGTLLVLYLWTRCGRWAGRSPDKTLIKKTEDTEPSSEA